The proteins below are encoded in one region of Equus przewalskii isolate Varuska chromosome 1, EquPr2, whole genome shotgun sequence:
- the COCH gene encoding cochlin isoform X2, translated as MSAAWIPVLCLGVCLLLPEPAGSEGAVPIAITCFTRGLDIRKEKADVLCPGDCPLDEFSVFGNIVYASVSSICGAAIHRGVIGNSGGPVRIYSLPGRENYSSVVANGIQSQTLSRWSASFTVTKGRSGTQEATGRAVSTARPATGKRLKKTPEKKAGNKDCKADIAFLIDGSFNIGQRRFNLQKNFVGKVALMLGIGTEGPHVGLVQASEHPKIEFYLKNFTSAKDVLFAIKEVGFRGGNSNTGKALKHTAQKFFTADTGVRKGIPKVVVVFIDGWPSDDIEEAGIVAREFGVNVFIVSVAKPIPEELGMVQDVAFVDKAVCRNNGFFSYHMPNWFGTTKYVKPLVQKLCAHEQMMCSKTCYNSVNIAFLIDGSSSVGDSNFRLMLEFVSNIAKTFEISDIGAKIAAVQFTYDQRTEFSFTDYSTKENVLAVIRNIRYMSGGTATGDAISFTVRNVFGPMRDSPNKNFLVIVTDGQSYDDVRGPAAAAHDAGITIFSVGVAWAPLDDLKDMASKPKESHAFFTREFTGLEPIVSDVIRGICRDFLESQQ; from the exons ttCCCATCGCTATCACGTGCTTTACCAGAGGCCTGGACATCAGGAAGGAGAAAGCAGATGTCCTCTGCCCAGGGGACTGCCCTCTTGACGAATTCTCTGTGTTTGGGAACATCGTGTATGCTTCTGTATCGAGCATATGTGGCGCCGCCATCCACAG AGGAGTAATCGGCAACTCAGGGGGACCCGTGCGAATCTATAGCCTACCAGGTCGAGAAAACTATTCCTCAGTCGTTGCCAATGGCATCCAGTCTCAGACGCTGTCCAGGTGGTCTGCTTCTTTCACAGTGACAA AAGGCAGAAGTGGTACCCAGGAAGCCACAGGACGAGCAGTGTCCACAGCACGTCCAGCAACAG GTAAACGACTAAAGAAAACACCTGAGAAGAAAGCTGGCAATAAAG ACTGCAAAGCAGACATTGCGTTTCTGATCGATGGAAGTTTTAATATTGGGCAGCGCCGATTTAATCTACAGAAGAATTTTGTTGGGAAAGTGGCTCTAATGTTGGGAATTGGAACAGAAGGACCACACGTGGGCCTAGTTCAAGCCAG TGAACAtccaaaaatagaattttacttGAAAAACTTTACATCAGCCAAAGATGTTTTGTTTGCCATAAAGGAAGTCGGTTTCAGAGGGGGTAACTCCAACACAG GAAAAGCCTTGAAGCACACTGCCCAGAAATTTTTCACAGCAGACACTGGAGTGAGAAAAGGGATCCCCAAAGTGGTGGTGGTATTTATTGATGGCTGGCCTTCTGATGATATCGAGGAAGCAGGCATTGTGGCCAGAGAGTTTGGCGTCAATGTATTTATAGTTTCCGTGGCGAAGCCTATCCCTGAAGAACTGGGGATGGTTCAGGATGTTGCATTTGTTGACAAG GCTGTCTGTCGGAATAATGGCTTCTTCTCTTACCACATGCCCAACTGGTTTGGCACCACGAAATATGTAAAGCCTCTGGTGCAGAAGCTCTGCGCTCACGAGCAAATGATGTGCAGCAAGACCTGTTATAACTCGGTGAACATCGCCTTTCTAATTGACGGCTCCAGCAGTGTTGGAGACAGCAATTTCCGCCTCATGCTTGAATTTGTTTCCAACATAGCCAAGACTTTTGAAATTTCGGACATTGGTGCCAAGATAGCTGCTGTACAGTTCACCTATGATCAGCGCACAGAGTTCAGTTTCACTGACTATAGCACCAAAGAGAATGTCCTGGCCGTTATCAGAAACATCCGCTACATGAGTGGCGGAACGGCTACTGGTGACGCCATTTCCTTTACTGTTAGAAACGTGTTTGGTCCCATGAGGGATAGCCCCAACAAGAACTTCCTGGTGATTGTCACAGACGGGCAGTCCTACGATGACGTTCGAGGTCCTGCAGCTGCTGCACATGATGCAG GTATCACCATCTTCTCTGTTGGTGTGGCTTGGGCACCTCTGGATGACCTGAAAGATATGGCCTCTAAACCAAAGGAGTCACATGCTTTCTTCACAAGAGAGTTCACAGGATTAGAACCAATTGTTTCTGATGTCATTAGAGGAATTTGTAGAGATTTCTTAGAATCCCAGCAATAA
- the COCH gene encoding cochlin isoform X1 translates to MSAAWIPVLCLGVCLLLPEPAGSEGAVPIAITCFTRGLDIRKEKADVLCPGDCPLDEFSVFGNIVYASVSSICGAAIHRGVIGNSGGPVRIYSLPGRENYSSVVANGIQSQTLSRWSASFTVTKGRSGTQEATGRAVSTARPATGKRLKKTPEKKAGNKDCKADIAFLIDGSFNIGQRRFNLQKNFVGKVALMLGIGTEGPHVGLVQASEHPKIEFYLKNFTSAKDVLFAIKEVGFRGGNSNTGKALKHTAQKFFTADTGVRKGIPKVVVVFIDGWPSDDIEEAGIVAREFGVNVFIVSVAKPIPEELGMVQDVAFVDKAVCRNNGFFSYHMPNWFGTTKYVKPLVQKLCAHEQMMCSKTCYNSVNIAFLIDGSSSVGDSNFRLMLEFVSNIAKTFEISDIGAKIAAVQFTYDQRTEFSFTDYSTKENVLAVIRNIRYMSGGTATGDAISFTVRNVFGPMRDSPNKNFLVIVTDGQSYDDVRGPAAAAHDADKKLPQNHQARVEANIQTQAVWLSPRLTTLSWNCHENHVIHQGNTLQVLTFGSNLEYIPLYNNVL, encoded by the exons ttCCCATCGCTATCACGTGCTTTACCAGAGGCCTGGACATCAGGAAGGAGAAAGCAGATGTCCTCTGCCCAGGGGACTGCCCTCTTGACGAATTCTCTGTGTTTGGGAACATCGTGTATGCTTCTGTATCGAGCATATGTGGCGCCGCCATCCACAG AGGAGTAATCGGCAACTCAGGGGGACCCGTGCGAATCTATAGCCTACCAGGTCGAGAAAACTATTCCTCAGTCGTTGCCAATGGCATCCAGTCTCAGACGCTGTCCAGGTGGTCTGCTTCTTTCACAGTGACAA AAGGCAGAAGTGGTACCCAGGAAGCCACAGGACGAGCAGTGTCCACAGCACGTCCAGCAACAG GTAAACGACTAAAGAAAACACCTGAGAAGAAAGCTGGCAATAAAG ACTGCAAAGCAGACATTGCGTTTCTGATCGATGGAAGTTTTAATATTGGGCAGCGCCGATTTAATCTACAGAAGAATTTTGTTGGGAAAGTGGCTCTAATGTTGGGAATTGGAACAGAAGGACCACACGTGGGCCTAGTTCAAGCCAG TGAACAtccaaaaatagaattttacttGAAAAACTTTACATCAGCCAAAGATGTTTTGTTTGCCATAAAGGAAGTCGGTTTCAGAGGGGGTAACTCCAACACAG GAAAAGCCTTGAAGCACACTGCCCAGAAATTTTTCACAGCAGACACTGGAGTGAGAAAAGGGATCCCCAAAGTGGTGGTGGTATTTATTGATGGCTGGCCTTCTGATGATATCGAGGAAGCAGGCATTGTGGCCAGAGAGTTTGGCGTCAATGTATTTATAGTTTCCGTGGCGAAGCCTATCCCTGAAGAACTGGGGATGGTTCAGGATGTTGCATTTGTTGACAAG GCTGTCTGTCGGAATAATGGCTTCTTCTCTTACCACATGCCCAACTGGTTTGGCACCACGAAATATGTAAAGCCTCTGGTGCAGAAGCTCTGCGCTCACGAGCAAATGATGTGCAGCAAGACCTGTTATAACTCGGTGAACATCGCCTTTCTAATTGACGGCTCCAGCAGTGTTGGAGACAGCAATTTCCGCCTCATGCTTGAATTTGTTTCCAACATAGCCAAGACTTTTGAAATTTCGGACATTGGTGCCAAGATAGCTGCTGTACAGTTCACCTATGATCAGCGCACAGAGTTCAGTTTCACTGACTATAGCACCAAAGAGAATGTCCTGGCCGTTATCAGAAACATCCGCTACATGAGTGGCGGAACGGCTACTGGTGACGCCATTTCCTTTACTGTTAGAAACGTGTTTGGTCCCATGAGGGATAGCCCCAACAAGAACTTCCTGGTGATTGTCACAGACGGGCAGTCCTACGATGACGTTCGAGGTCCTGCAGCTGCTGCACATGATGCAG ataagaaaCTTCCTCAAAATCACCAAGCTCGTGTTGAGGCCAatattcaaacccaggcagtctggctgaGTCCACGCCTAACCACACTATCTTGGAACTGCCATGAGAACCATGTCATACATCAAGGAAATACGTTACAagtcctcacatttggctcaaACTTGGAATATATCCCCCTTTATAACAACGTATTATGA